A single window of Priestia filamentosa DNA harbors:
- a CDS encoding Yip1 family protein yields MLRMSTRDQHPFLGMLKSPKQTLTSLFYDARFLWAFLILWLGGISGITIISRLQNVGDDTSLLTILLSVIIGGFVMGILGWFLFSILYMFFGSLFGGRSDFSHIQIATAYSLTPLATNTILTLIPLLFLQEHFFQVQSNTLSTFASITLLVFSIIEVIALLWSFILTVGSVSEAHRLSFGKSFLTVFFSWIIVLVILFGMLLTFNTLS; encoded by the coding sequence ATGTTAAGAATGTCAACAAGAGATCAACATCCTTTTTTAGGAATGTTAAAAAGTCCAAAGCAAACGTTAACATCACTTTTTTATGATGCTCGGTTTCTCTGGGCCTTCCTCATTTTATGGTTAGGTGGAATAAGCGGAATCACCATTATTAGTCGATTGCAAAACGTGGGAGATGATACAAGTCTTTTAACTATTTTACTTTCCGTTATTATCGGTGGATTTGTAATGGGGATTTTGGGATGGTTTTTATTTAGTATTTTATATATGTTTTTTGGTTCCTTATTTGGAGGCAGAAGTGATTTTAGTCATATTCAAATCGCAACAGCTTATAGTCTAACACCGCTTGCTACTAATACTATTTTGACCCTTATTCCGCTTCTTTTTTTACAGGAGCATTTTTTTCAAGTTCAAAGTAATACATTATCAACGTTTGCTTCAATTACTTTGCTTGTTTTTTCTATTATTGAAGTGATTGCTCTTTTATGGTCTTTTATTTTAACAGTAGGGTCAGTTAGTGAAGCACATCGTTTATCTTTTGGAAAAAGTTTTCTCACGGTATTTTTCAGCTGGATCATTGTTTTAGTCATTTTATTCGGTATGCTTCTCACATTTAATACATTGTCATAA